The Populus alba chromosome 13, ASM523922v2, whole genome shotgun sequence genome contains the following window.
GATTTCTTTCAGAAAATGATTGTATTTCTAGAATCTTTTGTTTAGAGTCTTCCATCAACCAAAACATTGCATTATAAGAGTGAACTCAGAAGGCGTGACCAAGAATGATTTACCGGAGATTCTACAGTTATTTGCCACAGTTATTTGCATCCCAGCAAGCTCATGCAGCTATCTGTCAGATCATTATTTGGATTTCCTGTTCATGTCACCTTGTctgttattgttttatatagttCTTAGATATATTAGACTGCAAGTGTTAGACAATAGTCAGAGGTTGGCAGGCCTTCGCTGCTTCATACTCTCAGGGAATCATGTTTCCCTTCTGTATTTACCCAAAccgtgtttttttctcttttgtggTGCGTTTGACTTGTTTCTTCCATTAGCCTGGTCCTACCAGAAACAGGTTGACAACACTATCTGGACTCGACTGTTCCTTCTTTTATCGGGGATCCCTATACAAGAAGTTCAGCACTAATCTGCGTTTTTTTGTTCGTGAAATCTGACTAGCTCCTTGTATTTACTGTGAAGGTGCTGTGGAAAGGAATGAGGAGATCGGAAGGTCAAATGGAAGAGGTGCACTCAAAGCATGTGGCCGATATGGTCGGTTCTTGAAAGATCGGAGAAAAGATTTGCAGTCCcaaattttgattcatttttcaCAAGCTAGAGGAGTTCGCCTAGATTGAGCTCCTAATTTTGTTTGCCATTAGCAGTATGTTCTCCGGACAGGTTGTTAAGCCGAAATTGGCTGCTTGTAATTGCTCCTTTTACAAATGAGATTGCCattgaataaataaagaagagcaACTTTTAACCAGACATGCCGCTCCATCAGGCGTTGTACTGCTTTTGAGGATTTAGGGGGTATTCTTTTGGAATTGAggtataacctttttttttttatgttaatatttgattttaaaaaaaaattaatatattctttagtatttttagattgttttgatgtattgtttaggtgaaataaaaatttgtacATGAAACAGGACAAGCACTATCTTTTTTCCCTATTctatatgcatattaaataactttatcaaatattttatgctATCCCATTTTGTATTAAATAACTATTACATATcattataagtttttatataaaaaagaaagcttataataaaaaagcattgcttgtcaaaataataaaaattaatgaaaagataGAAGGGAGTTTTGTGTAAAAAtacattttcctttttaatttaaatcatttgaatttttaggaacttcattctcatttatttttaaagtctcACGATAAATATAATCAagacattattttttgtttcttggttGAAAACTTTACAAATCCTAATAGATTTTTATGTCCactttaaatagaaaataaatttataaataagaaGACATAGTTATGATTGAATAAATAcatttattaaatgtttttttaatatttattttaatagaaataaaactaaataaaaaagagttttgaGAATCATCTTAAGGCACagtggaggaaaaaaaaaaccaagtgagAACGAAAAGGTGTGAGACTTGTTGAGCTTCAAAAAGAAATGGTCCGTTGGGTCTTAATCATGAGCCCCATTCTTGAAAACCCTAAAAGGAGAAGCCCCTCTACTTGTTTATGAGTGTGTTTCAGTCCCTGTGAGAACCAAGAACCGGCAAGAGAGAAAGACTGGAGCAGGTTTGGGTTCAGCTCCTGCTTTGCAAATGATGATGATGCGGAGAAGCACCTTCACAGCTTCTGCTTTTCAGCTTCACCAACGACAAATGGAAATGGGTAATTTTCCTAAACTCCCTTCTTTCTTATTCTTCATTCACCAGCACATCACTACTTCTACAGCTTCTACCACCACAATTAGTCCTTCCTCGAGAAACAATGGTGGGTTTTGTAATAATTATAGCACTCTTCATAGTGTTGCCGATGCCGTTGCTTCTTTCAATGAGTTGCTTAGCATGCGTCCAATGCCACCCGTTGTGGAATTTAACAAGTTATTAGGGTCCCTCGTGAAAAAGAAACATTACTCAACTGTAATTTCTCTCTGCAAACAAATGGATTTGTCAAATATCAGACCTGATGTGTATACTCTTACCATTTTGATTAACTGCTTCTGCCACTCCAACCATGATCATTTTCATTTTGCTTTCTCTGTTTTGGGTAACATGTTCAAACTTGGTCTTCAACCTAATCATGTCACTTTCAGCACCCTACTTAACGGCCTTTGCTCTAAGGCCAAAATCATTGATGCtgtaaaattatttgatgagaTGGTAAAGATGGGGTATGAACCTGATGTGATTACTTATAGTACTATAATTAATGGTTTGTGCAAAATGGGCAGCACCACCATGGCAATCCAGTTGCTCAAGAAGATGGAAGAAAGAGGTTGTATGCCAAATGTGGTGGTATATAGTACAATCATAGATAGCCTTTGCAAAGATAAACTCATAACTGAAGCCATGGAATTCCTATCTGAAATGGTCAATCGGGGCATTTCACCAAATGTGGTTACTTACAGCTCGATTCTGCACGGTTTTTGCAATTTGGGTCAATCAAATGAAGCAACAAGCTTGTTCAAGCAAATGGTTGAAAGGAATGTTATGCCAGATACAGTGACATTCAATATCTTGATTGATGGACTTTCTAAAGAAGGGATGATTTTAGAAGCTCGGTGTGTTTTTGAAACGATGATTGAGAAGGGTGTGGAACCAAATGTTAACACTTACAATGCTTTGATGGATGGATACTGTTCACAGAGCCAAATGGATGAGGCCCAAAAATTGTTCAACATCATGGATCGCCAGGGTTGCGCACCTAGTGTTCGAAGTTATAACATATTGATCAAGGGGCACTGTAAGATTGGAAGGTTTGATGAGGCAAATGGACTCCTTGCTGAAATGTCTCATAAAGCATTGACTCCTGATACTGTCACTTATAGTACTCTTATGAAAGGTTTTTGCCAAGATGGGAGACCTCAGGATGCACAGAAGCTTCTTGAGGAGATGTGTTCTTATGGCCTGCTTCCGGATTTGATGACTTACTCCATTGTGCTAGATGGCTTATGCAAACAAGGCCATTTGGATGAGGCATTCGAACTGCTCAAGGCAATGCAGGAGAGCAAGATAGAAcctaatattttcatttatactaTCCTTATTCGAGGGATGTGCAATTTTGGCAAGCTTGAAGCTGCAAGGGAACTGTTCtccaatctttttgttaaaggaATACAACCTGACGTGGTTACATATACTGTCATGATCAGTGGAGTTTTGAAAGGAGGACTGTCAAGTGAAGCATGTGAGTTGTTTAGAGAAATGGCTGTTCATGGCTGCTTGCCGAATAGTTGCACTTACAACGTTATAATCCAAGGATTTCTTCGAAACGGTGACACATCAAATGCAGGACGACTAATCGAAGAGATGGTTGGTCGAGGATTCTCTGCAGATTCGTCTACATTTCAGATGTTATCGGATCTGGAATCGAGGGATGAAATCATAAGTCTATTTATGCGTAGAAGCTCTCAAGGTAGAAAAATGAAGTAAAATCTTTCCTATCAAGTGTAGTTTTCATCAAAATAGTTAGGTTTTTgtacacaaaaatatattttgagaaCGAAAACACCTTGCTAAATTGAGCTAATTAGCATTTGAAAAACATTAGAGCTGTAAAGACATTTACACTGCAATATTGGAATGACTCTTTTAACTCTTCACTGGTTTTCAAGGGCATATAAGTATTTTCACATAacttatttgttatttttaaatttactagTGATAAATAGCACGAGAAAATAgccaaaatatttttggaagtaaaaaaattaaacctggcatgaaaaattatttttatatttctcataatggattttttgttattataatttaagttgaaggatattttggtatttaaccaaatataataaataataaatagttaaaatacatggtaaaactataaaaaatgcccttgaaataaataaaaatcaagcctAAGGTTAAGGAGCATTTTTGGCTTCtcataatagtttttttgtaattgatttttatatttggccaaataaaaaaaaaggatgttcATATGACACTTAAGTTGTAATTATAAAGACGTATGccttttaatattcaaaaatatcctttaatagtgttgttataatatttttttctcttttctcctttaaaaagtactaatttaattatttttgttgttggtaTTTCAATTATAGtccttaatcttttattttgttcttgactctgaagttttatttgttttcaatcttatttttcaatataccaaatattatatttttcaatttgatttttatttttttgatttttatcttttcttttttattttataaaagttttattagttttttatttcattattcaatttaaattgatagtattatatctttcaatttagtttttattgttttgatttctattttgtttttcaatttcactcctcCATcgtaacattatttttatatttgtgtcattttttatcctcattctctttgatattttttagtctttttgttaaatttatttttctctttaattttgcgctctaatcaaataaaaaaattattattttttttcaattttaatccttattattttgatttttagtttttaaataattctttttttataattaaattttttttcaattttaaccttcaatattgaattgattaagaattagacttcatgtttttttcgaTTAGATGATTTAGGTTTAATAAATGAGGTCACAGATTTAAAAAGTTagcataaattattttttaaaaaatcttcataattctttttattttttttactatggtATTCAAATTTCATAATCTAAAATACAAGTTTAGTTAAATATCACAAATTAGCTTTCCTCTAATTATCAGAATtacatatttataataaatgattttttatattattttttatctcaatttagcatttaaatatcattaaaaaaaaaaaaaccggccCGGCGCCGAGGCAAGCAATCCGAATTCCTAAAATGAAATGGTACCTTGGGTTTGATGATGAGCGCAATTTGGAAAACCCTAAATGAGAAGCCCCTCAGCTTGCGTGTTCCAGTCTCAGTGACAACAGCTAACTTTCTTACTAGAGTGAGACTGGGAGCAGGTTTTGTTGGGCTCAGCTTCTGCTTTGCAAATGATGATGCGGAAAACCACCTTTACAGCTTCTGCTTCTCTCTTTGAGCTTCAACAACGACAAATGGAAATCGGTGTTTTTCCTAAATTCCCTTCTTTCTTATTCTTCACTCACCAGCAAATCACTACTTCTACAGCTTCTACCACCAAAATTAGTCCTTCCTCGAGAAACAATGGTGGGTTTTGTAATAATTATAGCACTCTTCATGGTGTTGCCGATGCCGTTGATTCTTTCAATGAGTTGCTTAGCATTCGTCCAATGCCACCCGTTGTGGAATTTAACCAGTTATTAGGGTCCCTTGTCAAAAAGAAACATTACTCAACTGTAATTTCTCTCTGCAAACAAATGGATTTGTCAAATATCAGACCTGACGTTTATACTCTTACCATTTTGATTAACTGCTTCTGCCACTCCAACCATGATCATTTTCATTTTGCTTTCTCTGCTTTTGGTAAAATGTTCAAACTTGGTCTTCCCCCTACTACTGTCACTTTCAATACCCTTTTTAACGGCCTTTTATCTAAGGCCAAAATCACAGATGCAGAAAAAATGTTTGTTGAGATGGTAAAGATGGGGTATGAACCTGATGTGATTACTTACAGCACTATAATTAATGGTTTATGCAAAACCGGCAACACGACCAGGGCTCTTCATTTGATCAAGAAGATGGAAGAAAAAGGTTGTACGCCAGCAGTGGCGACATATAATACTATCATAGATAGCCTTTGCAAGGATAAACGCGTAAACCAAGCCACTGAATTCCTATTTGAAATGTTTGATCGGGGCATTCCACCAAATGTTGTTACTTACAGCTCGATTCTGCACGGCTTTTGCAATTTGGGTCGATTGAATGAAGCAACAAACTTGTTCAATCAGATGGTTGAAAGGAATGTTATGCCAAATACAGTGACATTCACTATTTTGGTTGATGGACTCTGCAAAGAAGGGATGATTTCAGAAGCTCGGGGTGTTTTTGAAAGGATGACTGAAAAGGGTGTAGAACCAAATGTTTACACTTACAATGCTTTGATGGATGGATACTGTTTAAGAAGCCAAATGGACGAGGCCCAAAAATTGTTCAACACCATGGTTCGCAAGGGTTGCGCACCTAGTGTTCGAAGTTATAACATATTGATCAAGGGGCACTGTAAGAGTGGAAGGATTGATGAGGCAAAAGGACTCCTTGCTGAAATGTCTCATAAAGCATTGACTCCTGATACTGTCACTTATAACACTCTTATGAAAGGTTTTTGCCATGTAGGGAGACTTCTGGATGCACAGAAGCTTTTTAAGGAGATGTGTTCGTATGGCCTGCTTCCGGATTTGATAACTTACTCAATTGTGCTAGATGGCTTATGCAAACATGGCCTTTTGGATGAGGCATTCGAAGTGCTCAAGGCAATGCAGGAGAGAAGGATAGAACctgatattttcatttatactaTCCTTATTCGAGGGATGTGCAATTTTGGCAAGCTTGAAGCTGCAAGGGAACTGTTCtccaatctttttgttaaaggaATACAACCTGATGCGGTTACATATAATGTCATGATCAGTGGACTTTTGAAAGAAGGACTATCAAATGAAGCATGTGAGTTGTTTAGAAAGATGGCAGTTGATGGCTGCTTACTGAATAGTTGCACTCACAACCTTATAATCCAAGGATTTCTTCGAAACGGTGACACATTAAATGCAGTACAACTAATCGAAGAGATGGCAGGTAGAGGGCTCTCTGCAGATTCATCTACATTTCAGATGTTATTGGATCTGGAATCTTATGATGAAATCATAAGACGATATCTGCATGGAAACTCTCAAGGTAGaaaaatgaagtaaaatttTCCTATCAAGTGCAGTTTCCATGGCTTTCTTCAAAATAGTTCGGTTTTTGTACCCCTTACAAGTTACTGCACTCATATTTTCAGCTTTGATGAGTGATTTCTCAAATACGAATAGATGATCCATTAATTGTTTATAtactgataatattttatttattacaagTGCTTAAGACTATCAGAATGGAAAAATGGAGAGTAGCAGTTTCAAAGGGAATGCAGTTGCCAATATCTGGAAGTTGGTGATAATAAAATGGCATTGCAAATGAATCTTGCTAGTTGGGCCAGCTCCAGCTCCTAgtccaaaacaaaaggaaagctAGGCATGTGTGGGTCTATAATATCAGACTTGTTAGATTTATgaatgttataaaataaataaataaataaaaaaccctgcttatttatttcaataccAAACTTGGTCTCTAaagtcttaattatttttatttaataaaataaatttaattttattatatcacGTATCAATTTATCATCAAATTATCCATTTCAAGTGCTAAATCCAGTAtgtaatgatgaaataaaaaaaaatcagtgataaaaatagtttttagtgTCATCTACATGGATTTAGAAAACAGGTCCACTGGGTTCCTTCTGGTTTATCCATTCATTACTAAAGACGAGAGAAAGACTGAACGGAAGTCTGGATTTGTGAGAGTGAGAGATTGGCTACTTAGGTTTGCTTTCACCTTCTTTATGAACACTAGGAGACAGCAGCTTTTTCTTATGCCTTCGATTTCGCTTTCGAACATGATGATGCGGAAAAGCACTGTCGCAGCTTCTGCTTCTTGTGCTTTTCAGCTTCTTCAACAACGACAAATGGAAACGGGTACTTTTCCTAAATTCCCttctttcttgttcttcatTCACCAGCACTTCACTACTTCTACAGCTTCTACCACCAATACTAGCCCTTCCTCCATAACAAATGGTGGGTTTTGTAGTAACTATAACAATCTTCATAGTGTTGCCGATGCCGTTGCTTCTTTCAATCAGTTGCTTAGCATTCGTCCATTGCCACCCGTGGTGGTCTTTAACAAGTTATTAGGGTCCCTTGTGAAAAAGAAACATTACTCGTCTGTAATTTCCCTCTGCAAACAAATGGATTTGTCAAATATCAGACCTAATGTTTATACTCTTACCATTTTGATTAACTGCCTCTGCCACTCCAACCATGATCATGTTCACTTTGCTTTCTCTGTTCTGGGTAAAATGTTCAAACTTGGTCTTCAACCTACTCATGTCACTTTCGGCACCCTACTTAATGGCCTTTGCTCTAAGGCCAAAATCATCGATGCtgtaaaattatttgatgagaTGGGAAAGATGGGTTTTGCACCTAGTTTGATTACTTATACTACTATAATTAAAGGTTTATGCAAAATCGGCCACACGACCAATGCACTTCAGTTgctcaaaaagatggaagaaaaaGGTTGTAAGCCAGACGTGGTGGCATATAATACAGTCATAGATAGCCTTTGTAAAGATAGACGGGTCAATGAAGCCATGGATTTCTTTTCTGAAATGGT
Protein-coding sequences here:
- the LOC118053264 gene encoding uncharacterized protein isoform X1; the protein is MMMMRRSTFTASAFQLHQRQMEMGNFPKLPSFLFFIHQHITTSTASTTTISPSSRNNGGFCNNYSTLHSVADAVASFNELLSMRPMPPVVEFNKLLGSLVKKKHYSTVISLCKQMDLSNIRPDVYTLTILINCFCHSNHDHFHFAFSVLGNMFKLGLQPNHVTFSTLLNGLCSKAKIIDAVKLFDEMVKMGYEPDVITYSTIINGLCKMGSTTMAIQLLKKMEERGCMPNVVVYSTIIDSLCKDKLITEAMEFLSEMVNRGISPNVVTYSSILHGFCNLGQSNEATSLFKQMVERNVMPDTVTFNILIDGLSKEGMILEARCVFETMIEKGVEPNVNTYNALMDGYCSQSQMDEAQKLFNIMDRQGCAPSVRSYNILIKGHCKIGRFDEANGLLAEMSHKALTPDTVTYSTLMKGFCQDGRPQDAQKLLEEMCSYGLLPDLMTYSIVLDGLCKQGHLDEAFELLKAMQESKIEPNIFIYTILIRGMCNFGKLEAARELFSNLFVKGIQPDVVTYTVMISGVLKGGLSSEACELFREMAVHGCLPNSCTYNVIIQGFLRNGDTSNAGRLIEEMVGRGFSADSSTFQMLSDLESRDEIISLFMRRSSQGRKMK
- the LOC118053264 gene encoding uncharacterized protein isoform X2: MAIQLLKKMEERGCMPNVVVYSTIIDSLCKDKLITEAMEFLSEMVNRGISPNVVTYSSILHGFCNLGQSNEATSLFKQMVERNVMPDTVTFNILIDGLSKEGMILEARCVFETMIEKGVEPNVNTYNALMDGYCSQSQMDEAQKLFNIMDRQGCAPSVRSYNILIKGHCKIGRFDEANGLLAEMSHKALTPDTVTYSTLMKGFCQDGRPQDAQKLLEEMCSYGLLPDLMTYSIVLDGLCKQGHLDEAFELLKAMQESKIEPNIFIYTILIRGMCNFGKLEAARELFSNLFVKGIQPDVVTYTVMISGVLKGGLSSEACELFREMAVHGCLPNSCTYNVIIQGFLRNGDTSNAGRLIEEMVGRGFSADSSTFQMLSDLESRDEIISLFMRRSSQGRKMK
- the LOC118053263 gene encoding uncharacterized protein, with translation MMMRKTTFTASASLFELQQRQMEIGVFPKFPSFLFFTHQQITTSTASTTKISPSSRNNGGFCNNYSTLHGVADAVDSFNELLSIRPMPPVVEFNQLLGSLVKKKHYSTVISLCKQMDLSNIRPDVYTLTILINCFCHSNHDHFHFAFSAFGKMFKLGLPPTTVTFNTLFNGLLSKAKITDAEKMFVEMVKMGYEPDVITYSTIINGLCKTGNTTRALHLIKKMEEKGCTPAVATYNTIIDSLCKDKRVNQATEFLFEMFDRGIPPNVVTYSSILHGFCNLGRLNEATNLFNQMVERNVMPNTVTFTILVDGLCKEGMISEARGVFERMTEKGVEPNVYTYNALMDGYCLRSQMDEAQKLFNTMVRKGCAPSVRSYNILIKGHCKSGRIDEAKGLLAEMSHKALTPDTVTYNTLMKGFCHVGRLLDAQKLFKEMCSYGLLPDLITYSIVLDGLCKHGLLDEAFEVLKAMQERRIEPDIFIYTILIRGMCNFGKLEAARELFSNLFVKGIQPDAVTYNVMISGLLKEGLSNEACELFRKMAVDGCLLNSCTHNLIIQGFLRNGDTLNAVQLIEEMAGRGLSADSSTFQMLLDLESYDEIIRRYLHGNSQGRKMK